The Ardenticatenales bacterium DNA window AGCGCGTGACTGTTTGTTGCGCCATCACGAGTAAAAAGCATGTACGACTACATCATCGTTGGGGCTGGTTCGGCTGGCTGCGTGCTGGCGAATCGTCTTTCCGCCAATCAGGAGCGGACGGTGCTGCTGCTGGAGGCGGGGCAGTCCGACAAGAGGACGGAAGTGCGCGTGCCGGTGGCCTTTTCCAAGTTATTCAAGACGGAATTGGATTGGAATTATGTGACGGAGCCGCAACCGCATCTGGATCGGCGGCAACTGTATTGGCCGCGGGGCAAGATGTTGGGCGGCAGCAGTTCCATGAACGCGATGATTTACATTCGCGGGCATCGGCAGGATTACGACGATTGGGCGGCGGCGGGGAATCGGGGGTGGCGCTATGCGGAGGTGCTGCCTTATTTCAAGCGGGCGCAGCATCAGGAGCGGGGAGCGTCGGCGTATCATGGAACAGGCGGCCCATTGAATGTGGCCGATTTGCGCGATCCGAATCCGTTGTCGCAGGCGTTTGTTTATGCCGGCATTGAATCCGGCCTCCCCGCCAACAACGACTTCAACGGCGCGCACCAGGAAGGCGTCGGCTACTACCAGGTCACGCAAAAACGGGGCGCGCGCCACAGTGCCGCCGACGCCTACCTCCAGCCCATCCGCCACCGCCCCAACCTCACCATCCTCACCCAGGCCCACGCGACCCGCATCCTTTTCGAGGGAGACGCCGCCGTTGGTGTCGAATATCTGCATCAGGGCAGCAAACAGGAAGCCCGCGCCAGCGCCGAAGTCATCCTCTGCGGCGGCGCCATCAACTCGCCCCAACTTCTCCTACTTTCCGGCATCGGTCCCGCCGACCAACTGCGCGCCCTGGGCATTCCCGTGCGGGTCGATCTCCCCGGCGTGGGGCAAAACTTGCAGGACCACCCCGCCCTGGCCGTTACCTATGCCTGCACGCAGCCCGTGTCCCTCTCCACGGCGGAGAGCGCGGGCAACCTGGCCCGTTATTTTCTCCTGCGTAAGGGGCAGCTCACCTCCAACGTTGCCGAAGCGGGTGCCTTTATCCCCACCCGCGCCGGTGAGGAGCGGCCTGATTTGCAGTTTCACTTCGCGCCCGTTTATTTCATCGACAATGGCTTTGTTGTCCCCGCCGGCCACGGCTTCACCATTGGCGTGACGCTGGTGCGTCCGCAAAGTCGCGGCTACCTGGCTTTGCGTAGCGCCGATCCGCTGCAAGCGCCGCTGCTGCAGCCGAACTACTGCGCTACCGACGCGGACTGGCGGACTTTGCTAGATGGCATCAAGCTGGCGCGCCGCGTCGTGCGGACCGCGCCGTTTGCACCTTTTCGCGGCGCGGAGATCACGCCGGGCGCGGCGGTGCAAGATGATGCACGGCTGCGGGCTTTTGTGCGTACCGCCATGCAAACGCTTTACCATCCTGTGGGGACGTGCAAGATGGGGAATGATCCGCTGGCGGTGGTTGATGACCAACTTCGGGTGTGTGGGGTGCGTCGTTTGCGCGTGGCGGATGCCGGCATTATGCCCACGATCATCAACGGCAACACCAACGCCCCCACCATCATGATTGCCGAAAAAGCCGCCGACCTGATTCGCGGGGCCGTCATTCCCGCTTTTGCCCAGACCCATACTCAACCCGCGTAGCGATGGATAAAAATCATCAGGGTTGCGCGGATTGTCGTTTTATCTGCGTCCCATTTTTGACAAGGGTGAGTTAGAAACTTGCCCTACAAGGTATGAAGGAGAGACTATGAGTGATGAATCACAGCAGTGCCAGGGTATTACTCGTGCCGGCACGCAATGCAAAAACAACGCCCGTCCCCATTCCAGCTATTGCCACATCCACCAGACCCTGGATGCGGCAGCCGACCCCAAACCCGCTACCCCTGAACAGGAAGCCTTCCGTCAACTGGTGCAGGAACTGAACCAGGTCGCGGCAGAAGTGCAGGCCCTGGTTGAAGGGTACACCCCGCCCCCCTTCACCCCTCAGGGCATGCTCGCCTTGCTCAAAGAAAATCTACACCGCTTTACCCCCGAAGCGCGGCTGCAAATCGTGCGCGAACTGCAACAGAGCTTCGAAGGCGCATCTCCCCGCGACCTGTTGGACCTGGATACGTGGAAGGGAATGTGGTTCCTGCTCAACTACTCCGTGCAAAACCAGACGGAACCCTT harbors:
- a CDS encoding choline dehydrogenase, which codes for MYDYIIVGAGSAGCVLANRLSANQERTVLLLEAGQSDKRTEVRVPVAFSKLFKTELDWNYVTEPQPHLDRRQLYWPRGKMLGGSSSMNAMIYIRGHRQDYDDWAAAGNRGWRYAEVLPYFKRAQHQERGASAYHGTGGPLNVADLRDPNPLSQAFVYAGIESGLPANNDFNGAHQEGVGYYQVTQKRGARHSAADAYLQPIRHRPNLTILTQAHATRILFEGDAAVGVEYLHQGSKQEARASAEVILCGGAINSPQLLLLSGIGPADQLRALGIPVRVDLPGVGQNLQDHPALAVTYACTQPVSLSTAESAGNLARYFLLRKGQLTSNVAEAGAFIPTRAGEERPDLQFHFAPVYFIDNGFVVPAGHGFTIGVTLVRPQSRGYLALRSADPLQAPLLQPNYCATDADWRTLLDGIKLARRVVRTAPFAPFRGAEITPGAAVQDDARLRAFVRTAMQTLYHPVGTCKMGNDPLAVVDDQLRVCGVRRLRVADAGIMPTIINGNTNAPTIMIAEKAADLIRGAVIPAFAQTHTQPA